From a region of the Solanum stenotomum isolate F172 chromosome 2, ASM1918654v1, whole genome shotgun sequence genome:
- the LOC125855016 gene encoding leucine-rich repeat receptor-like tyrosine-protein kinase PXC3, whose protein sequence is MTLLRFLLTVLFLVGLLSRFQLVNSQLVFHDQDVVEAIGKELSVPGWGVMNTTDFCSWHGVVCSSNRSMVERLDLSGFRLQGNVTLISELKGLKWLDLSNNNFQGSIPFAFGNLSELQYLDLSFNKFGNSIPSELGKLRSLKALNLSKNWLTGAIPDELEGLENLQDFQIFTNNLNGSIPMWIGNLTNLKVFAAYENEFSGGVPVNLGLYSDLSLLNLHSNQLEGTIPESICANGNLEFLVLTQNKLTGTIPDSIGNCKGLSSIRIGNNKLIGGIPKSIGNISSLTYFEADTNSLSGEIVTEFAKCSNLTLLNLASNEFNGTIPPEFGQLNSLQELIVSGNNLYGEIPISVLKCKNLNKLDLSNNKFNGTIPVDICNTSRLQYLLLGENSIRGEIPHEIGNCVKLLELEMGSNELTGSIPPEIGHMKNLQISLNLSHNRLHGKLPQDLGKLDKLVSLDVSDNQLSGNIPPALKGMQSLIEVDFSSNQFTGPIPTFAPFQKSPNSSFLGNKDLCGDPLSGGCGDLNGYDHSVYGHKVSYRIVLAVIGSGLAVFVCVTVVVLLFMMREKQEKAAKEAAGNTIDEISSKPVILAGNVFVDNLKQAIDFDAVVKAVMKDSNKICVGTFSTVYKADMPSGMILSVKKLKSMDKTIIHHQSKMIRELEKLSKLVHDNLARPIGFGIYEDVVLLLHEYYANGTLTQYLHNSSQKPEYKPDWPTRLAIATGVAEGLAFLHHVAIIHLDISSGNVLLDSNFRPLVSEVEISRLLDPSRGTASISAVAGSFGYIPPEYAYTMQVTAPGNVYSYGVVLLEILTTRLPVDEAFGEGIDLVKWVHGAPTRGETPEQILDAKLSTISFSWRKEMLAALKVALLCTDMTPAKRPKMKKVVEMLQEITES, encoded by the exons aTGACACTTTTGAGGTTTCTGTTAACTGTGCTTTTTCTAGTTGGTTTGTTATCAAGATTCCAACTTGTGAATTCCCAGTTGGTTTTTCATGATCAAGATGTAGTGGAAGCAATTGGGAAAGAGCTATCAGTACCTGGATGGGGTGTGATGAACACAACTGATTTCTGCTCTTGGCATGGAGTTGTTTGCAGCTCAAACAGGTCAATGGTGGAAAGACTTGATCTTTCTGGTTTTAGATTACAAGGTAATGTAACTCTAATATCTGAGCTCAAAGGTTTAAAGTGGCTAGACCTTTCTAATAATAACTTCCAAGGTTCTATTCCATTTGCATTTGGGAATTTATCTGAGCTTCAATATCTTGATTTGTCTTTTAACAAATTTGGAAACTCAATACCTAGTGAATTAGGTAAGCTCAGAAGCCTTAAGGCATTGAACCTTTCGAAAAACTGGCTCACAGGAGCTATACCTGATGAGCTTGAGGGGTTAGAGAATTTGcaagattttcaaatatttactAACAACTTGAATGGTTCTATCCCAATGTGGATTGGTAATTTGACCAATCTTAAGGTTTTTGCTGCTTATGAGAATGAATTTAGTGGTGGTGTTCCTGTTAACTTAGGATTGTACTCTGATCTTTCTTTGTTGAACCTTCACTCAAACCAGCTTGAAGGTACTATTCCTGAGAGCATTTGTGCTAATGggaatcttgaatttcttgttCTAACTCAGAATAAGTTGACCGGAACGATTCCTGATTCGATTGGGAATTGTAAAGGACTTTCTAGTATTAGAATTGGGAATAACAAGTTGATTGGAGGTATCCCTAAATCAATTGGGAATATCAGCAGTCTTACTTATTTTGAAGCAGATACTAATAGTTTGTCTGGTGAAATTGTCACCGAGTTCGCGAAATGCTCAAATCTCACTCTTCTTAATTTAGCTTCAAATGAGTTTAATGGAACTATTCCTCCTGAGTTTGGTCAGCTTAACAGTTTGCAAGAATTGATTGTTTCTGGTAATAACCTTTATGGAGAGATTCCAATATCAGTTCTTAAGTGCAAGAATCTCAATAAGCTTGACTTGAGCAACAACAAGTTCAATGGTACCATACCGGTAGATATCTGCAATACGTCCAGATTGCAATATTTGCTGTTGGGGGAGAACTCGATTCGAGGGGAGATACCTCATGAGATAGGGAATTGTGTAAAGTTGCTTGAGTTGGAAATGGGGAGTAATGAACTTACTGGAAGTATCCCTCCTGAGATTGGTCATATGAAGAACTTGCAGATTTCGTTGAATTTGAGTCATAATCGTCTCCACGGAAAATTGCCTCAGGATTTAGGAAAACTTGACAAGTTGGTTTCTTTAGATGTATCTGATAATCAGCTCTCTGGGAATATTCCGCCGGCATTGAAGGGCATGCAGAGTTTGATAGAGGTTGATTTTTCGAGCAACCAATTCACTGGTCCAATACCTACTTTTGCACCATTTCAGAAAAGTCCTAATTCAAGTTTTCTTGGAAACAAAGATCTCTGTGGTGATCCTTTGAGTGGTGGTTGTGGGGATTTAAATGGTTATGACCACAGCGTTTACGGTCACAAGGTCTCTTACCGAATCGTTTTGGCTGTTATCGGTTCTGGTTTGGCAGTTTTTGTATGTGTCACAGTGGTTGTGTTGCTGTTCATGATGAGGGAGAAACAAGAGAAAGCTGCCAAGGAAGCAGCTGGAAATACCATTGATGAAATTTCTAGCAAACCAGTCATACTAGCGGGAAACGTCTTTGTTGACAATCTAAAGCAAGCAATTGATTTTGATGCAGTTGTAAAGGCAGTCATGAAAGACTCGAATAAGATTTGTGTTGGTACTTTCAGCACTGTCTATAAAGCAGACATGCCTTCCGGGATGATTTTGTCTGTGAAGAAGCTAAAGTCAATGGACAAAACTATAATTCATCACCAGAGTAAGATGATCAGAGAGCTTGAAAAGCTTAGTAAGCTCGTTCATGATAATCTTGCTCGTCCTATCGGATTTGGAATCTATGAAGATGTCGTTCTTCTGTTGCATGAATATTATGCCAACGGAACGTTGACTCAATATCTTCATAACTCTAGCCAGAAACCTGAATATAAGCCCGACTGGCCAACAAGACTTGCCATTGCCACTGGAGTTGCAGAAGGATTGGCATTCCTTCATCATGTTGCTATCATCCATCTTGACATTTCTTCCGGGAATGTgcttcttgattctaatttcAGGCCTTTGGTTAGTGAAGTTGAAATCTCTAGGCTTCTCGATCCATCTAGAGGGACTGCAAGTATTAGTGCTGTTGCTGGTTCATTCGGATATATTCCTCCAG AGTATGCATATACAATGCAAGTAACAGCTCCTGGAAATGTTTACAGCTATGGGGTTGTTTTGCTCGAGATCCTAACCACCCGACTACCTGTTGATGAAGCTTTTGGTGAAGGAATAGATTTGGTTAAGTGGGTACATGGTGCACCTACAAGGGGGGAAACACCGGAGCAGATACTCGATGCAAAGCTCAGCACCATTTCATTTTCTTGGAGAAAAGAAATGTTAGCAGCACTAAAGGTTGCGTTGCTGTGCACTGACATGACACCAGCAAAACGACCAAAGATGAAGAAGGTGGTAGAAATGCTGCAAGAAATCACAGAAAGTTAA
- the LOC125854576 gene encoding uncharacterized protein LOC125854576, with product MASSIFSLSSVLIFSLYISLASAATAPIVPYLDGLLENGDFEEGPKPSELKKTVIIGKYSLPEWEISGVVEWVSGGPQEGGFYFPIPRGAHAIRLGNEASISQYVEVKPNTAYSLTFGATRTCAQDEVLTVSAGDTSSDLPIQTLYSADGGDTYAWAFKTTSNYVEVKFHNPGMQEDPACGPILDHIAIKELPMATYTKGNLVKNGGFEAGPHVFKNFSTGVLVLPLKQDKYSPIPGWMVQFAKPAKYIDSKHFLVPSGNAAIELIGGRETGIAQIVRTVPKQFYNLTFIIGDANNDCHGTMTVQAFAGKASTQVSFVSSGKGWYKTASLKFRADKTRTTIAFYNPFYHTKVHDFGHMCGPVIDDVSLVHVQK from the exons ATGGCTTCTTccattttctctctttcttctgtACTCATTTTCTCTTTGTACATCAGCTTAGCTTCTGCTGCAACTGCTCCAATTGTTCCATATCTTGATG GTCTACTGGAAAATGGCGATTTCGAAGAAGGGCCAAAGCCATCAGAACTAAAGAAAACAGTGATCATTGGCAAATACTCCTTGCCTGAATGGGAAATCAGTGGTGTAGTGGAGTGGGTATCAGGTGGGCCCCAGGAAGGGGGGTTCTACTTCCCGATACCTCGTGGGGCCCACGCGATCCGACTTGGGAATGAGGCTTCCATCTCTCAGTATGTAGAGGTGAAGCCAAACACTGCATACTCACTCACATTTGGAGCCACTAGGACTTGTGCTCAAGATGAGGTCCTTACCGTCTCGGCTGGAGACACGTCTAGTGATCTTCCTATTCAGACATTGTACAGTGCTGATGGTGGTGACACTTATGCTTGGGCTTTCAAAACAACATCTAATTATGTTGAGGTCAAATTTCACAATCCTGGTATGCAAGAAGATCCAGCTTGTGGACCAATTCTAGACCATATTGCAATCAAGGAATTGCCTATGGCTACATATACTAAAG GTAACTTGGTGAAAAATGGTGGATTTGAAGCTGGTCCGCACGTATTCAAGAACTTCTCAACAGGGGTGCTCGTCCTGCCTCTGAAACAAGACAAGTACTCACCAATTCCGGGATGGATGGTTCAGTTTGCAAAACCAGCAAAATATATCGACTCGAAGCATTTCTTAGTACCTTCAGGAAACGCAGCTATTGAATTAATAGGAGGAAGGGAAACAGGCATTGCACAGATAGTTAGGACAGTCCCCAAACAATTCTACAACCTGACTTTCATCATTGGCGATGCAAACAATGACTGCCACGGAACAATGACAGTTCAAGCATTCGCTGGCAAGGCCAGTACACAAGTTTCATTTGTATCAAGTGGAAAGGGATGGTACAAGACAGCAAGCCTCAAGTTCCGAGCAGATAAAACTAGGACAACAATAGCTTTTTATAATCCATTCTATCACACGAAGGTACACGACTTTGGTCACATGTGTGGACCTGTCATTGATGATGTTAGTCTCGTTCATGTCCAGAAATGA
- the LOC125856135 gene encoding disease resistance protein RGA2-like, with product MDVVQESSTFLSITKDAKVLLDMLLVKVKSVVNIARAMNMHSDLIKLELFVEKTERDVTLSHEVAEMLKLACYDAERVIDKYEIWSLKNQLLPSSTSSKVRGLIFSGRLNPFAYRNRMCLEIRKLIKILDKIGDFEEKIELVELDHTNCYIILQSGFDSTRTRVSVHYSGVVGRDTDRHTVIEELLNEATLFVYPIVGVGGIGKTTLAKFVYNDPRIVSHFQLLLWVHVSRVFKVEEVLEQIVNSVREDLLCEKLDMIELKNLVHETLYGKNYLIVLDDVWNEDPLKWDELKKLLMVGACGSKILVTTRKKEVASIMGTVPAYCLKGLLRQDSLTLFLNKAFEHDQEVLYPELVDIALMLVHKCEGNPLLLMIVGSSLRKKTERWEWEIVNNHSGWNSNQNDEISSALRVSYKQLSSNLKVCLAYCSIFPKGCVIEIDKLIQLWVAEGLISKSNESEDLEHVAIQHYRELLSRSFFQDVEEYRSVYTSICTMHDLVHDLALSAAGVEFCTVNSHIQNISDEVRHVAFSDYDLSGKELPTSLVSNQALRTISFSINGVGPMSTMFVEDCIARFMQLRVLDISDSCFDELSSSVGELKYLRYLDVSSNGSIKELPDSINKLLSLQTLRVSHCPQLEGLPKDIGNLISLRHLFITTKQACFPDKAIGCLSSLRSLCIHSCNNLVSLSEGLQYLTSLRTLAIISCPRLTFFPSAMKHLTALENLLIIDCKELTLLEWQDIEGLRMLRSLVIGGLPELESKDVHCLGNLQMLVLAGLPELVTLPRWLEGSSATLQYLRVERCLNFAALPKWLENLTALEKLEISKCRKSFSLPKGMSCLTNLKVLKIDN from the coding sequence ATGGATGTTGTTCAAGAATCTTCAACTTTCCTTTCCATCACCAAGGATGCAAAGGTTCTACTAGATATGCTTCTAGTGAAAGTGAAGTCTGTTGTTAACATTGCAAGGGCTATGAATATGCATTCTGACCTCATAAAACTAGAGctttttgttgaaaaaacaGAAAGAGATGTTACATTGAGTCATGAGGTAGCTGAGATGCTTAAGCTTGCTTGTTATGATGCTGAACGAGTCATTGATAAGTATGAAATTTGGTCTCTCAAAAACCAATTGCTTCCTAGTTCGACATCATCAAAGGTGCGTGGTTTAATTTTCTCCGGTAGATTAAACCCTTTTGCTTATAGAAATCGAATGTGTCTTGAAATTCGAAAGCTCATAAAGATATTGGATAAGATAggagattttgaagaaaagattGAACTTGTTGAGTTGGACCACACTAACTGCTACATTATTCTACAATCAGGTTTTGACAGTACACGTACTCGTGTATCTGTACATTACTCTGGTGTTGTGGGTAGGGACACTGATAGACATACCGTTATCGAAGAACTTTTAAATGAAGCAACCCTTTTTGTATATCCCATTGTTGGTGTTGGAGGCATTGGAAAAACTACTCTTGCAAAATTTGTGTACAATGATCCAAGGATAGTTAGTCATTTTCAGCTGCTTTTGTGGGTTCACGTGTCTCGTGTCTTTAAAGTAGAGGAAGTATTAGAACAAATTGTGAATTCAGTTAGAGAAGATTTATTATGTGAGAAACTTGATATGATTGAACTGAAGAATCTAGTTCATGAGACTTTGTATGGAAAGAATTATTTGATTGTGTTAGATGATGTGTGGAATGAGGACCCACTGAAGTGGGATGAACTGAAGAAGTTGTTGATGGTGGGTGCTTGTGGAAGTAAGATTCTTGTAACTACTCGGAAAAAGGAAGTAGCTTCGATAATGGGGACGGTTCCTGCATACTGTTTGAAGGGTTTGTTACGTCAAGATAGTCTGACTTTGTTCTTGAATAAGGCATTTGAACATGATCAAGAAGTACTATATCCAGAACTTGTTGACATTGCGCTAATGTTAGTGCATAAATGTGAGGGAAATCCCTTACTCTTAATGATTGTAGGATCTTCATTGCGCAAGAAAACTGAGAGATGGGAGTGGGAGATAGTTAACAATCACAGCGGGTGGAACTCAAATCAGAATGACGAAATTTCATCTGCACTAAGAGTGAGCTATAAGCAATTGTCATCTAATCTCAAAGTTTGTCTTGCTTACTGCTCAATATTTCCCAAGGGTTGTGTGATTGAAATAGATAAACTTATACAGCTGTGGGTAGCAGAAGGTCTCATTAGTAAGTCTAATGAATCAGAAGATCTTGAGCACGTTGCAATTCAACATTACCGAGAGTTATTGTCGAGATCTTTTTTTCAAGACGTTGAAGAATATCGTTCCGTTTATACTTCAATCTGTACAATGCATGACCTTGTACATGATCTTGCACTGTCAGCAGCAGGGGTTGAATTCTGTACAGTAAATTCTCACATACAAAACATTTCTGATGAGGTCAGACATGTGGCATTTTCTGACTATGATTTGTCAGGCAAGGAACTGCCAACATCCCTTGTCAGTAACCAGGCATTAAGGACTATATCCTTCTCCATCAATGGAGTAGGGCCGATGAGTACAATGTTCGTTGAGGATTGCATCGCCAGATTCATGCAACTTAGGGTGCTAGATATCAGTGATTCATGTTTCGATGAGCTGTCTAGCTCTGTTGGCGAATTGAAGTATTTAAGATATCTTGATGTAAGTTCCAATGGAAGCATTAAAGAATTACCTGATTCGATTAACAAGTTGCTGAGCTTACAGACACTTCGAGTTTCTCATTGTCCACAACTTGAAGGGCTGCCTAAAGATATTGGAAATTTGATCAGCCTAAGACACTTGTTTATAACCACAAAGCAAGCATGTTTTCCTGATAAAGCAATTGGCTGCTTATCATCTCTTCGTTCTTTGTGCATTCACAGCTGCAACAATCTCGTATCTTTGTCTGAAGGTCTGCAATATCTGACTAGCCTTCGCACTTTGGCAATCATCAGTTGCCCAAGACTGACCTTTTTCCCAAGTGCTATGAAGCACCTTACTGCTTTAGAGAATCTGTTGATTATTGACTGTAAAGAGCTTACATTGTTGGAGTGGCAAGATATTGAAGGACTTAGGATGCTTCGGTCATTGGTTATCGGAGGCTTACCTGAATTGGAGTCAAAAGATGTTCACTGCCTCGGGAACCTTCAGATGTTGGTACTTGCTGGTTTACCAGAGTTAGTTACTTTGCCACGATGGCTTGAAGGTTCTAGTGCTACTCTACAATACCTGAGGGTGGAAAGGTGCCTGAATTTTGCAGCATTGCCAAAGTGGCTGGAAAATCTTACTGCActtgaaaaacttgaaatttccaaGTGCCGTAAATCATTTTCATTGCCCAAGGGGATGAGTTGCCTCACAAACCTGAAGGTACTTAAGATCGACAACTGA
- the LOC125854222 gene encoding protein CUP-SHAPED COTYLEDON 1-like, with protein sequence MEEFNSIPLGYRFLPKDDELIEHYLMKKINGEKLPKINDFQEICINSYHPQEYCTTENKHKRGDNWYFFTRRERKYKRGGRPNRQVGGSKGFWKATGNDVEIKKNDQIIGYKKTLDYQEEKGIKSKWKMHEFRIDKKSSPHELDKSVLCEIYINKRTNNNDEDIIQATSDNTNEVRNVNDNIFNNIIQATSYNIDEVKYVNGYENIIDHDDPIHEEKLEHGQNFVGINNNLEFYDNRQFVQEITTPNLISSSSNHVDDNVYHYKGFDELGVVVQQYVHNVSDKNNIIQATSDNIDEVKSVSDNDNNVYDFKGFDELSVVVQSYVQMKK encoded by the exons ATGGAGGAGTTTAATTCAATTCCATTAGGTTATAGATTTTTACCAAAAGATGATGAGCTCATTGAGCAttatttgatgaagaaaatcAATGgtgaaaaattaccaaaaattaatgattttcaagaaatatGTATCAATAGTTATCACCCTCAAGAATATTGCA CGACGGAAAATAAACACAAAAGAGGGGACAATTGGTATTTCTTCACAAGAAGGGAAAGAAAGTACAAAAGAGGAGGTAGACCAAATAGACAAGTGGGAGGCAGCAAAGGCTTTTGGAAAGCTACTGGCAATGAtgtagaaataaagaaaaatgatcAAATTATTGGGTACAAAAAGACACTTGATTaccaagaagaaaaaggaattaAATCTAAGTGGAAAATGCATGAATTTCGTATTGATAAAAAAAGTTCTCCACACGAG TTGGACAAAAGTGTATTGTGCGAGATCTATATCAACAAAAGGACCAATAATAACGATGAGGATATTATTCAAGCTACGAGCGATAATACTAATGAGGTTAGAAATGtcaatgacaatatttttaacaATATTATTCAAGCTACGAGCTATAATATTGACGAAGTTAAGTATGTCAATGGctatgaaaatataattgatcATGACGATCCGATTCATGAAGAAAAATTGGAGCATGGACAAAATTTTGTAGGTATCAACAACAATTTGGAGTTTTATGACAATCGTCAATTTGTCCAAGAAATTACTACtccaaatttaatttcatcATCAAGTAATCATGTCGATGATAATGTTTATCATTATAAGGGTTTTGATGAGCTTGGTGTGGTGGTACAACAATATGTACATAATGTTAgtgacaaaaataatattattcaaGCTACGAGCGATAatattgatgaggttaagagtGTCAGTGACAATGACAATaatgtttatgattttaaggGTTTTGATGAGCTTAGTGTAGTGGTACAAAGTTATGtacaaatgaaaaaatga
- the LOC125855276 gene encoding uncharacterized protein LOC125855276, translating to MASFFSLSFILIFSLYNYSFAYANTVPYLDDLLENGNFEQGPKPSNMNKTVIIGKHSLPKWEINNIVEWVSGGPQEGGFYFPIPRGAHAVRLGNEASISQYVKVKPNTTYSLTFGATRTCAQDEVLTVSAGGMSSDLNIQTLYSADGGDTYAWAFKSTSDLVKVIFHNPGTQEDPTCGPLIDHVAIKEMLMATYTKGNLVKNGGFELGPHVFKNFSTGVLVLPLKQDKYSPIPGWMVQFAKPSKYIDSKHFFVPSGNAAVELIGGRETGIAQTVRTIPEQFYNLTFTIGDAQNNCHGTMTVQAFAGKASTQVTFVSNGKGWSKTATFKFQADSIRTTIAFYNPYYHTKIHDFGHMCGPVIDDVSLVHLRK from the exons ATGGCTTCCttcttttcactttcttttatattaattttctctttataCAATTATAGCTTTGCTTATGCTAATACTGTTCCATATCTTGATG ATCTACTAGAAAATGGAAACTTTGAACAAGGGCCAAAACCATCAAACATGAATAAAACAGTTATCATAGGCAAACACTCCTTGCCCAAATGGGAAATCAATAACATAGTGGAGTGGGTGTCCGGTGGGCCCCAAGAAGGCGGATTCTACTTCCCGATCCCTCGTGGGGCCCACGCAGTCCGACTTGGGAACGAGGCTTCCATCTCTCAATATGTGAAGGTGAAACCAAACACAACATATTCACTCACATTTGGAGCCACCAGGACTTGTGCTCAAGATGAGGTCCTTACCGTCTCCGCGGGAGGCATGTCTAGTGATCTTAACATTCAAACATTGTACAGTGCTGATGGTGGTGACACTTATGCTTGGGCTTTCAAATCAACATCTGATCTTGTTAAGGTCATATTTCACAATCCTGGAACTCAAGAAGATCCAACATGTGGACCACTTATAGATCATGTTGCAATCAAGGAAATGCTTATGGCAACATATACTAAAG GTAACTTAGTGAAAAATGGTGGATTTGAACTAGGTCCTCATGTATTCAAGAACTTTTCGACAGGGGTACTCGTCCTGCCTTTGAAACAGGACAAGTACTCACCAATTCCAGGATGGATGGTTCAGTTTGCAAAACCATCAAAATACATAGACTCGAAGCATTTCTTCGTGCCTTCAGGAAATGCAGCTGTTGAATTAATAGGAGGAAGGGAAACAGGCATTGCACAGACGGTACGTACAATCCCAGAACAGTTCTACAACCTGACTTTCACCATAGGCGATGCACAGAACAATTGCCACGGAACAATGACAGTTCAAGCATTTGCTGGTAAGGCTAGTACACAAGTTACCTTCGTATCGAATGGAAAAGGATGGTCCAAGACTGCAACCTTCAAGTTCCAGGCTGATTCAATTAGAACAACAATAGCTTTCTACAATCCATACTATCACACGAAGATACACGATTTTGGACACATGTGTGGACCTGTCATCGATGATGTTAGTCTCGTTCATCTCCGTAAATAA